From Miscanthus floridulus cultivar M001 chromosome 15, ASM1932011v1, whole genome shotgun sequence, the proteins below share one genomic window:
- the LOC136507381 gene encoding uncharacterized protein produces MARRQRLSEMTPDEPIDGVWLSAVTLSDEEILHRVRETVEGRLRSSGLTPFPMCPSWGYISLGMRDVAHAKAYKKWKDTKEERCKRKGLKHDELEKCRRQQRHDGLLVEPSPSPSLMDSSSDDDESEVGWGPLDHLPNVRGMALGASVSGLASLGGGGEDASGLAIAHPGAEANTLETRVLGKHAINPLGSMAEVERVTMGVTPQPPQRVEGASESGAGWPAPANTGAVPPPLPPLLQRMRDVVRKLLCPHSSQKHQAEAPALALHKALKVSTSSTTQWVVEAQAAIQRGVASARADLKEPVTQGEVTEVTMKQAGEEAPTPCEAEALEPGEAETPLVTEATVGEAEAPRTSKAEAAEAGASMPSKAEVAEVRALGTTKAEATEAGVGAAKPAAQDVEMEVGQASVPPLVQDPPPLQGSTREVEVHSISSDDTSRGKEVADVEAASTAE; encoded by the exons atggctcggcggcagcgcCTGTCCGAGAtgacaccggatgagccgatTGATGGCGTCTGGTTGTCTGCCGTCACCCTCTCTGATGAGGAGATTCTacatcgggtgagagagacggtggaggggcggttGAGGAGCAGTGGTCTTACCCCATTCCCAATGTGCCCAtcgtgggggtacatctctctg gggatgagggatgt GGCGCATGCCAAGGCATACAAGAAGTGGAAGGACACCAAGGAGGAAAGGTGCAAGAGGAAGGGCCTCAAGCACGATGAGCTGGAGAAATGTCGCCGACAGcagaggcacgacggtctccTGGTGGAGCCGTCTCCATCACCATCATTGATGGATTCTTCAAGCGATGATGATGAGagcgaggtggggtggggtcccctggaccatctccctaacgttAGGGGGATGGCGCTCGGGGCATCGGTGAGTGGCCTGGcgtctctaggaggaggaggagaggatgcctcagGGCTGGCAATCGCTCACCCTGGGGCCGAGGCCAACACACTCGAGACACGGGTGTTGGGGAAGCATGCCATCAACCCATTGGGCTCGATGGCAGAGGTGGAACGGGTGACTATGGGGGTGACCCCACAGCCTCcacagagggtcgagggggcatcAGAGTCCGGCGCGGGCTGGCCGGCACCAGCGAACAcgggggccgtgccaccgccactgccaccgcTGTTGCAGAGGATGAGGGACGTAGTGCGGAAGCTATTGTGTCCCcattcgag CCAGAAGCATCAGGCAGAAGCACCTGCCTTGGCGCTacataaggcgctcaaggtgagcaccagctccaccacccaatgggtggtggaggcgcaagccgccatacagCGTGGCGTGGCGTCAGCCAGGGCCGACCTAAAGGAGCCAGTCACCCAAGGAGAGGTTACTGAGGTTACCATGaagcaagcgggggaggaggcgcctacaCCCTGTGAGGCCGAGGCCCTTGAGCCAGGTGAAGCCGAGACGCCCTTAGTCACTGAGGCCACCGTGGGTGAGGctgaggcccctaggacctctaAGGCCGAAGCGGCAGAGGCTGGGGCTTCCATGCCTTCCAAAGCCGAGGTGGCGGAGGTCAGAGCCCTTGGGACCACCAAGGCTGAGGCGACAGAGGCCGGCGTGGGTGCGGCGAAGCCTGCAGCCCAGGATGTGGAGATGGAGGTGGGGCAAGCCTCAGTACCACCCCTGGTCCAAGACCCACCGCCATTGCAAGGGAgcacccgggaggtggaggttcattcaatctcctccgatgacacttcccgggggaaggaggtggcggacgtCGAGGCAGCTAGCACTGCAGAGTAG
- the LOC136507383 gene encoding uncharacterized protein: MTVVSSFPLGEIIQNQEASGRISKWAVELMGETLSFAPQKAIKSQALADFVAEWTDTQPPPAQIQAECWTMYFDGPLMKTRADAGLLFVSPLRVHMCYMIRLHFATSNNAAEYEAVVNGLQITIELGVRHLDMRGDSQLIVDQVMNESNCHDPKMEAYYKFVCHLEDKFDGLELNHIAQKFNEAADELAKMASAQAPVPPNIFARDLHKPSIDYTSVAEEGPLVEPTAWPKAPSITEAPAAELEAMEINAEPPEVDQGMDW; this comes from the coding sequence atgaccgtggtgtcatctttccctctgggagagataatccaaaaccaggaggcctcgggtagaatatcCAAGTGGGCTgtggaactcatgggggaaaccctgtcttttgcgcctcagaaggcaattaaatcccaggccttggccgattttgtggcggagtggaccgacacccaaccgccacctgctcaaatccaggcagaatgctggaccatgtactttgatgggccCCTGATGAAAACCAGGGCAGacgcgggtctgctcttcgtctcacccctcagagtgcacatgtgctacatgatccgactccacttcgccacctccaacaatgcagccgagtacgaagccgtcgtcaacggcttgcagatcaccatcgaacttggagtacggcatcTCGACATGCGGGGCGATTcacagctcatcgtcgatcaagtgatgaatgagtcgaactgccatgaccccaaaatggaggcatactacaaGTTTGTAtgtcacctagaagacaagttcgacggtctcgaactcaaccacattgcgcaaaaattcaacgaggccgcggacgaactggcaaagatggcatcggcacaAGCCCccgtccccccgaacatcttcgccagagacctccacaagccttccatcgactacaccTCAGTGGCAGAAGAAGGCCCACTAGTCGAGCCCACCGCATGGCCTaaggccccctctatcaccgagGCCCCAGCGGCCGAGCtcgaggccatggaaatcaacgcggagcctcccgaggtcgaccagggcatggactggtga